In the genome of Salana multivorans, the window ACCCGCTGCGCCAGCCGAGCGCCTGGATGTCGACGCGGCGCAGGCCGCGCTCGAACCGGATCGGGTCGGCGACGTGCCAGCGGTACATCCCGAACCGCTGCTGGCTGACGTAGAGGCCGTCCGGCCGGATCACCTGCGGCATGCCGAGGTAGGGCGTCGAGAACTCGGTGTACCCCTGACCCGGGATGTCGAAGTTCCACGCGCCGCCGAAGTAGTCCTCGGTGCCCGTCCCGCAGATGGTCGGGTAGTCGGTGTCGTCGTCGAGGTAGAACTTGATCTCCCCCTCGCCCCACCAGCCGTTGGAGTTGACGCCCCAGGCGATGTAGGTGCCGACGTAGTGACCCTGGCCCTCGACGTCCTCGACCAGGACGTGGGGCACGCGGTCCTCCAGCGGGTTCGAGCGGTGCCACTGGGCGTGGAAGTAGCCCTCCCCGCCGACGTCCTCGCCGACCTCGTACGTCACCTGGTAGTAGACGCGGACGTCGACGGTCGAGGTGTTCTCGAGCGTGAGGTGGGCGCCGGTGCGGAACGGCATCGGCCAGTAGGAGTTGAAGCCGCCGTGCGGGTTGGCCGCGATCATCTGCGAGCTGACCTGCGAGAAGACGCCCCAGCCGTTGCAGAAGAAGTCGCCGTAGGGGACCTCGACCGCCGGCTCCTGCGCGCCGTCCCAGTAGGCGCGCAGCAGGAGGGTGCGCCAGTTGTCGGTGTGCGTCGTGATCCAGATGTGCGTGATCCGACCGGCGCCGTCGATCCGGGCCAGGTCGAGCGTCTCGCCGGCCTTGATGTCGACGCTCGGGGAGATCTTCCAGCCGGGGCCGAGGTCGCGCGCGTTCCAGGCACCCGTGCCCTCGGTCGCGCGCCCGCCACCACCGACGGCACCGTCGAAGTTCTCCGGGGAGATCGAGCGCGTGCGAGAGGCGCGCAGCCGGGAGATCCCGGCCAGCTCGGAGTGTGGGTGGGCGGGGGCGCTCATGGCGGCACTTCCTCGTCGTCGGGGGTATCGAGCGATCGACCGTGTAGTCTGAAATCGATTTCGTCATCGTAGGGTGGCCCCCGACGGATGTCAACGCCGTCGAGACGGTCGGTGACGCGATCACCGACCATCGATACGTCCAGCCGACACCCCGAGGGGAGCGATGTGGCCACCATCTACGACGTCGCGCGACTGGCCGGGGTGTCCCCCGCCACGGTCTCGCGTGTCTTCAACGGCGTCGGCGTGTCGCCGCAGAAGACGCAGGCCGTCCGCGACGCCGCCGACGAGCTGCGCTACACCCCCAGCCGCGCGGCGCGGACGCTGCGCAAGCAGAGCGCCGAGGTCATCGCCCTCATCATCCCCGACATCGAGAACCCCTACTTCACGGAGCTCGCACGCGGCGTCGAGGACGTCGCCCAGCGCGCCGGGTTCTCCGTCGTCCTGTGCAACAGCGACTCGGAGACCGAGAAGGAGGCCACCTACCTCGAGATCGCCCTGTCGGCGAACATGGCGGGCGTCATCGTCGCGCCGGCCTCCGCCGACACCGACCTCGGTCCGACGCTCGCGATGGGCCGACCCGTCGTCGCCGTCGACCGCGGGACCCACGACCGGATCGACCGCGTCGTCATGGCGAACCTGCAGGCCGGCCGCGCCGCGACCGAGGCGCTGCTCGCCGCCGGATACCGCCGGGTCGCCTGCCTCACGGGGCCGCGGGAGATCGAGACGGCGCACGAGCGCGCGCTCGGCTGGCGCGCCGCCATGGCGACCCACCTGCCCGACGCCGAGCTCGACTCCCTGCTGCGCTACTCGACGTTCCGCGTCGGCGGCGGCCGCGACGGCATGACGGAGCTGCTCGCGCTCCCCGAGCCCCCCGACGCCATCGTCGCCGGGAACAACCTCCTCGGCGTCGGCGCCCTCCAGGTGCTCACCGAGCGCGGCCTCACCCCGCCGGAGGTCGGCGTGTCCGTCGTCGGCTCGCTGCCGTTCACCACGCTGAGCCCGCAGGCGGTCACGATCGTGCGGCTGCCGGCGCGCGAGATGGGCGTCCAGGCGGCGGAGATGCTGCTCGAGCGGATCGCCGGCGACGACGAGCCGGCGCGCACCGTCGTGCTGCCGGGCGCGGTCCAGGCCGCGACGCTGCTGCGCGCCTGACCCGCCGTCGGCCAGCCGCTGGCCGTCTCGCCGCACACCACGACCCGGTCTCGCCTGCGCGGCGCTCCGCCGCCGCGCCCGCGGCGCACCCGGCTCGCCTTCCCGCGCACCGGCGCCCGACCCGGGCACCCGCCGGCCCTAGCACCCACCGGCCCCAGCCCCGCCGTAGACCCCGCCGCACCCCGCAACGGGGTCGCCGTCGCCGACCGGACGGACCAGGCTCGGCTCCGGCCGGGTCGAGCCCGAGGCGCCGTCGGGTCGGGCACGGCACCCGAACGGGTCGACCTCGGCGTTCCCGCCCCGGCTCCCGCCCGTCGCCACCCGTCCCGGTTGTGGGTGAAATCGATTTCGCCTATGCTCGGCTGAGGTTCTGTGGCGCGATCGAGGAGGATGCCATGCGCACACGCTGCACGCTCGGGGTCGATATCGGCACCTCCAGCTCCAAGGGCGTCCTCGTCGACGAGTCCGGCACCGTCCTGCGGACCGCGACCATCGCCCACGACGTCGCCCGCCCCCACCCCGGCTGGGTCGAGATGGACGGTCGCGTCTGGTGGGACGAGCTCGTCGCGCTGAGCCGCGAGCTGCTCGTCGAGGACGTCGACGTCGTCGCGGTCGGGGTGAGCGGGATGGGCCCCTGCGTCCTGCTCGTCGACGACCACGGCGTCCCGGTGCGCCCCGCGATCCTCTACGGCGTCGACACGCGCGCCGTCGAGGAGATCGCGGAGATGACCGACGAGCTCGGCGTCGACGCCATCACCGCCGTCGGCGGCTCGCGCCTCACCTCCCAGGCCGGCGGGCCGAAGATCCACTGGGTCCACCGCCACGAGCCCGAGGCGTACGCGCGCGCCCGGCGGCTGTTCATGCCCGCGTCGTGGCTCGCCCACCAGCTCACCGGCGCCTACGTGCTCGACCACCAGTCCGCCAGCCAGCTCTCCCCGCTCTACGACATCCAGGACGGGTCGTGGCACACGCCGTGGTGGGAGCGCTACGCCCCCGGCCTCGAACGGCCGGAGCTGCGCTGGCCCGGCGACGTCGCCGGCCACGTGACGCCCGAGGCCGCCGCCCTCACCAACCTCCCGGTCGGCATCCCGGTCATCACCGGCACGATCGACGCCTGGACGGAGGCGGTGAGCGTCGGCGCGCAGAACGACGGCGACCTCATGCTCATGTACGGCACGACGATGTTCCTCGTCGCCACCGGGACGCAGACCCTGCGCACGCCGTCGATGTGGACGACGGTCGGCGCCTTCCCCGGCACCCGCAACCTCGCGGGCGGCCTCGCGACGTCGGGCGCGCTCACGGCGTGGCTGCGCGACCTCACCGGGAGCGACTACCCGAACCTGCTCGCCGACGCCGAGTCCTCCCCGCCCGGCGCGAACGGCCTCGTCGTGCTCCCCTACTTCGCCGGCGAGCGCACCCCGATCCTCGACCCGGACGCCCGCGGCGTCGTCGCTGGGCTCACGCTCTCGCACACCCGCGGCGACCTGTACCGCGCGGCCCTCGAGGCAACGGCGATGGGCGTGCGGCACAACGTCGAGACGATGCGCGCCGCCGGCGCCGACGTGCGCCGGATCGTCGCGGTCGGCGGCGGGACGCAGGGCGCGCTGTGGCTGCAGATCGTCTCCGACGTGACGGGGCTGGTCCAGGAGGTCCCGCGCACGACGATCGGCGCGAGCTACGGCGCCGCGTTCCTCGCCGCCTGCGCCGCACCGACGGTTGACGCGGACGACGCCGACGCGACCGGTGACGGCGCGACCGCCGCGCCCCGGATCGAGGACTGGAACCCCGTCGCCACCCGGATCACTCCCGACGAGACCACCGCGGCGACCTACGACTGGCTGTTCGGCCGGTACCTCGAGCTGTACGCCGCGACCCGCGACATCGTCCACGACCTCGCTCGCCACCAGCGCGACACCAGCATCACGATCACGGAGACCTCATGACGCGCCGCCTCCCCCACACCGCCGAGCGCGCCGCCTTCCCGCTCGGCGGCATCGGCACGGGCAACGTGTCGCTCGGCGCCCGCGGCGAGCTGCGCGACTGGGAGCTGGAGAACGGCCCCGACAAGGGTCGCGTCAACCCCTACTCGTTCTTCGCGATCCACGCCGCGCCCCTCGCCCGGCCCGACGCGGCGTCCCGCCCGGCCGTCACGCGCATCGTCGAGGCGCCCCTGACCGGCCGGCACGACCTCGACGCCGGCTACGCGTTCGACCGGCTCGCCGGCCTGCCGCGGCTCGCCGGCGCGACGATGACGGGGCGCTACCCCGTCGTCGACATCGAGTTCACCGACGACGATCTGCCGGTCGAGGTCAGCCTCCACGCGTTCACCCCGCTCGTCCCGCTGGACGCCGACGCGTCGGGGATCCCCGGCGCCGTCCTGCGCTACGACGTCACCAACCCGGGGCCGGACCCCGTCCGCGTGACGGTCGCCGGCAGCATGAGCCACACGGCCGGGCGCGGCGAGGGCCCCTACGGCATGCGCGCGCGGCAGAGCGTCGCGTGGCGCGAGGACGGCGGCGTGCGCGGGCTCGACTTCGGCGTCGAGCTGCCCGAGGACGACCCCGGTCACGGGACGCTCAGCCTCACCACGACGGACCCGAGCGTCACGGTCAAGCCGCAGTGGTCGGTCGGCTTCTGGCCCGACGGCTCGCGCCTGTTCTGGAACGACTTCGCCTCCGACGGCCTGCTGGAGCCGGAGGCCCGCGCCACCCTCGAGGACCGCCCGCGCGGCGTGTTCGCGGAGGGTGACGACGGCCGGGAGAGCTTCACCGAGGAGGAGCTGCTCGAGCTGCTGCCGCGGGTGCGGACCGGCTCGCTCGGCATCGTGCACACGCTCGCGCCGGGCGAGACGCGCTCGTTCGAGTTCGTGCTCGCCTGGAGCTTCCCGAACCGCCACCGCGGCTGGGGCGGGCACATCGTGTTCCGCGACCCGAACTGGGGCGACGTCGTGCGCAACCACTACGCGACGCTCTGGCCCACCGCGTGGGACGCCGCCCGCCACCTGCACGCCGAGCTCCCGCGGCTCGAGGCCGCGACGGACGCGTTCGTCGAGGCGCTGTACGGCGGGACGCTCGACCCGGTGGTCGCCGACGCGGTCGGCGCCAACATCGCGGCGGCGCGCTCGACGACGGCCTTCGTCGTCGAGACCCCCAACCCCGACCTGGGCGAGGGCCCCGTGCTCACGGCGTGGGAGGGCTCCTTCGACCACGGCGGCTCGTGCGAGGGGACGTGCACGCACGTGTGGTCCTACGCCCAGACGCTCGCCTGGCTCTTCCCGAGCCTCGAGCGCAGCGCGCGCCGCGTCGAGTACCTGCTCGAGACGGACGAGGAGGGCGCGCAGAAGTTCCGCTCCAACCGCGTGTTCGGCGGCCCGGCCTGGTTCATGACGCCGGCCGTCGACGGCCAGCTCGGCACGTTCCTGCGACTGCACCGCGAGTGGCGGTTCAGCGGCGACGACGCGTTCCTGCGCGAGCTGTGGCCGGCGGCCCGGAGCACCCTCGACCACGCCGCCACCCACTGGGACCGCGACGGCGACGGCCTCCTCGACGGCGAGCTGCACAACACCTACGACATCGAGTTCCACGGCATCGAGCCGCTCGCCAACTCGATGTACCTCGCGGCGCTGCGGGCGGGCGTCGTCATGGCCGAGCACCTCGGCGAGCCCGAGACCGCGGTGCGGTGGCGCGGGCTGGCCGACACGGTGGCGCGCGGGATGGACGACGTGCTGTGGAACGGGGAGTTCTACCGCCAGGTCATCGAGGACGCGGACGCCTACCGCTACCAGTACGGCGACGGGGTCCTGTCCGACCAGCTCCTCGGCCAGTTCCACGCCTACCTCGCGGGCCTCGGCGACCTGCTCCCGCGCGAGCACGTGCGCAGCGCGCTGCACGCCGTCGTCGAGCACAACCTGCGCGAGGACCTCACGCGGCACGAGAGCACCCAGCGCGTCTACGCGATCGGCGACGAGGGCGGACTGCTGCTCGCGTCCTGGCCGCGCGGCGGGCGCCCCGCGATCCCGTTCGTCTACAGCGACGAGGTCTGGACCGGCATCGAGCACCAGGTCGCGACGACGCTCGCGTACGCCGGGCTGCCGCGGGAGGCGCTGCGCGTCGAGCGGCTGCTGCGGTCGCGGTACGACGGCGTCGTCCGCAACCCGTGGAACGAGATCGAGTGCGGCAACCACTACGCGCGCTCGCTCGCGTCGTGGGGGCTGCTGCTCGCGTTCTCGGGCGCGCAGTGGGACGCACCGACCGGGACGCTCGCGTTCGCCCCGATCGAGCTCCCGTTCCGGGGGCTCTTCACCACCGGGTCCGCCTGGGGCGTCGTCGAGGTCGACGACACCACCACCCGGATCCGGGTGCACGGGGGCGTCCTCGACGTCGACCGTCTCGTCGTGGGAGGCCGCGAGGTCGCCCGCTCGATCACCCTTCCGGCGGGTCGGAGCCAGCTCTGGACCGCCCGGAACCACACCGCCGACCAGGCGGCCACCACCCAGGAGTCAGCATGAGCACCTATCACCTGCCGACGGTCGCCGAGCGGCCGCAGGCGACCCCCCGCACCGCCTACCTCGTCGCCAGCGGCGACCTTCGCGAGTCCGCCAACGTCGCGGGGTGGCCGACGCAGGCCGCGATGGAGGCGGACGTCACCGCCGCCCTCGGCGAGCTCGGCTGGGACGTGGTCCGCGCGCACGACGTCGACCCGGAGACGGGGCACGGCTTCGTCTCCAGCCAGCGGATGGGTCTCGAGGTGTTCAAGAACGTCCCGTCCGACGCACCGCTGGTCGTCGCGATCGCGAACTGGCAGTACTCCCACCACCTCCTGGCCGGGCTGCGCACGCACCGCGGCCCGATCCTCACGGTCGCGAACTTCGCGGGCGACTGGCCGGGGCTCGTCGGCCTGCTCGGCCTCAACGCGGGCCTGACGAAGATGGGCAAGGACTACGCGACCATCTGGTCGGTCGACTTCACCGACGACTGGTTCAAGGCCGGTCTGCGCGAGTGGACCGAGACGGGCCGCATCACGCACGACGCCTCGCACGTGCGCGAGCTGTCCGGGCTCGACGCGCTGCCGGACGGCCCGGAGAAGGAGCTCGGCGTCGCGCTCGCCGATGAGCTGCTCACGGACAAGGCCATCATCGGCGTGTTCGACGAGGGCTGCATGGGCATGTACAACGCGATCTTCGACGACGAGCTGCTCAACCCGACCGGCATCTACAAGGAGCGCCTGTCGCAGTCCGCGCTCTACGCCGAGATGCTCCGGGTGTCGGAGGAGGAGGCGAACGAGGCGTACGACTGGCTCGTCGATCACGGCATGACCTTCCGGTACGGCGAGGACGCCACGACCGAGCTCACCCGCGAGCAGGTCCAGTGGCAGATGAAGATGTACATCGCCGCGCTGCGCATCGCCGACGACTTCGGGCTGGACGCCGTCGGCATCCAGTACCAGCAGGGCCTCAAGGACCTCGTCCCGGCCTCCGACCTGGCCGAGGGCATCCTCAACTCGACGCAGCGCCCGCCGGTGCGCTCGCGCGACGGCTCGCGCGTCCTGCACGAGGGCCACGCCTTCCCGCACTTCAACGAGGCGGACGAGGGCGTCGCGGTCGACGCGCTCGTGACCGACCGGGTGTTCCGCGCCATGGGCCTCGTGCCCGACAACACGCTGCACGACGTGCGGTGGGGCGAGGACTACGACGGCGAGTTCGTCTGGGTCTACGAGATCTCCGGCTCGGTCCCGGCCTCGCACCTCGGCGGGTGGGACAAGGCCGAGGGCTGGCGCCAGGGTCACGTGTTCTTCCCCGCGGGCGGCGCGACGATCAACGGCGTGAGCCGGCCGGGGGAGGTCGTGCTCTCCCGCGTCTACATCGCCGACGGCGTCCTGCAGGCCGACCTGTTCCGCGCGAGCGTCGTCGAGCTGCCCGAGGAGGAGACGCGGCGACGCAAGGACGCGACGAACCCCGAGTGGCCGATCGCCAACGTCGTGCTGCACGGCCAGACCCGCGACCAGTTCATGGCGCGGCACAAGGCCAACCACGCGCAGCTCGTCTACGCGCCCGACGCGGAGACCGCCGACCGCGCGCTCGTCGCGAAGGCCGCGATGTTCGCGCGGATGGGCATCCGGATCAACCTGGTCGGCGACGTCCCGTCCGTCCCGGCCTGAGCCGACCGACCCGTCGGTCGCGGGGTCCGGCGCACGTCCACCGTGCGCCGGACCCCGCTCCGGTGCGGGAGCGTGACGCCGGTGCGGTCGGTGGGCGCGGGCGGTAGCGTGCGGCCATGACGAGCCAGAAGCTTCGCCTCGGGCTTCACACCGGCTACTGGAGCTCGGGCCCGCCGGCCGGCGCCGCCGACGCGGTGCGCTGGGCCGACGCGCACGGGCTCGACTCCGTCTGGACGGCCGAGGCGTACGGGTCGGACGCGTTCACGCCGCTCGCGTGGTGGGGATCGGGCACGACGCGGGTGCGTCTGGCCACGGGCGTCGCGCAGCTCTCGGCCCGCACGCCGACGGCCACGGCGATGGCCGCGCTCACGCTCGACCACCTGTCCGGGGGGCGGTTCGTCCTCGGCCTCGGGGCGTCCGGGCCGCAGGTCGTCGAGGGCTGGTACGGCCAGCCGTACGCCCGGCCGCTGGCCCGCACGCGCGAGTACGTCGCGATCGTGCGCGACGTCCTGCGCCGCGAGGCGCCCGTGACGGCTCCGGGCCCGGCCTACCGGCTGCCGCTGCCGGCGTCGTCACCGGGGGCGACGGGCGAGGGGCGCGCGCTGCGTTCCACCGTGCACCCGCTGCGCGCCGACCTGCCGATCCACCTCGCGGCGCAGGGCCCGCGCAACACGGAGCTGGCCGCCGAGATCGCCGACGGCTGGCTGCCGGCGTTCCTCTCCCCCGCGCTCGACGACGAGGCGCGGGGACTCCTCGCCGCGGGGTTCGCCCGCCGCTCCGAACGGCTGCGGCCGGCCGAGAAGTTCGAGGTGTGCGCGACCGTCCCGCTCGCGCTCGCCGAGTCCGTCGAGGCCGGCATCGACCTGCTGCGCGGACACGTCGCGCTCTACGCCGGCGGCATGGGATCGGCGACGACCAACTTCCACCACGAGGCGCTGCGCCGCGTCGGCGCGCGGGTGGGCCCGGGTGTCGACGACGCGCTGGCGGAGGTGGCGGAGCGCTACCGCTCGGGGGACCGCGCGGGAGCCGCCGCCGCGGTGCCGGCGGACCTCGTGCGCGAGATCGCGCTCGTCGGGACGCCGGCCGACGTCGTCGCGCAGCTCGATCGCTGGCGGGACACGTGCGTCACGACGCTCGTGCTCCAGACCGACCCCCGCGTCGTCCCGCTGCTGGAGCCGGTGCTCGCGGCGCCGCGCTGAGGCCGCCGCGCTGGCCGACCGGGGTGTGAGCGACCCCGGGAGCCGTGGTCAGGCGGGGAGCGGAGCCCGGTGGTGGGCGCGACCGACCCACACCGTGTGGCCGACGCCGAACGGCACGGCGTCGACGCGGCGGAAGCCGGCGGCCTCGAGCAGGGAGGCCCGGGCCGGGTCGAGCGCGAGGGCGTAGGCCGACTCGCCCGCGTCGTCCAGCTCCGCCACGACGGGGGCGACCAGCTCGCGGGCGAGCGCGACCACGTCGACGTCGTCGACGACCGCCGGGTCGACCACGACGCCGTACAGGACGAGCCGCGCGCTCTCGACGGCGCCGAACGCCGCCGCCATCGCGTCCTCCAGGAACGGCCGCACGCGCTCGTCCGGTCCGACCAGGGCCGCGACATCGCTCACCGAGTCGACCTGGAGCTCGCGGCGCAGGATCCCGCCGAGGTCGTCGGAGCCGGGGCCGACGCCCGTCTCCCCCGGTACCCAGATCGCCGCGGCGACGGGGCGGCCGTCGCGCTCGGCCACCCACAGCCGACCGTGCTCCAGCACCGAGTGGAGCAGGAGCAGCCGGGCGGCGACGTCGGCCGCGTTCGTGTCGGCGGGGCCGTCGGGGATCCCGTCGCCGTCGATGTCGAGGGGCTGCATGGCTGAGCGCAGGAGCCGGGCGACGGCGTTGACGTC includes:
- a CDS encoding glycoside hydrolase family 172 protein, whose product is MSAPAHPHSELAGISRLRASRTRSISPENFDGAVGGGGRATEGTGAWNARDLGPGWKISPSVDIKAGETLDLARIDGAGRITHIWITTHTDNWRTLLLRAYWDGAQEPAVEVPYGDFFCNGWGVFSQVSSQMIAANPHGGFNSYWPMPFRTGAHLTLENTSTVDVRVYYQVTYEVGEDVGGEGYFHAQWHRSNPLEDRVPHVLVEDVEGQGHYVGTYIAWGVNSNGWWGEGEIKFYLDDDTDYPTICGTGTEDYFGGAWNFDIPGQGYTEFSTPYLGMPQVIRPDGLYVSQQRFGMYRWHVADPIRFERGLRRVDIQALGWRSGWRYLPLRDDIASTAIFYLDRPTARRPRTPSADDLEVHLGTAPVPDIGATPPRAPLA
- a CDS encoding LacI family DNA-binding transcriptional regulator, with product MATIYDVARLAGVSPATVSRVFNGVGVSPQKTQAVRDAADELRYTPSRAARTLRKQSAEVIALIIPDIENPYFTELARGVEDVAQRAGFSVVLCNSDSETEKEATYLEIALSANMAGVIVAPASADTDLGPTLAMGRPVVAVDRGTHDRIDRVVMANLQAGRAATEALLAAGYRRVACLTGPREIETAHERALGWRAAMATHLPDAELDSLLRYSTFRVGGGRDGMTELLALPEPPDAIVAGNNLLGVGALQVLTERGLTPPEVGVSVVGSLPFTTLSPQAVTIVRLPAREMGVQAAEMLLERIAGDDEPARTVVLPGAVQAATLLRA
- a CDS encoding FGGY-family carbohydrate kinase, whose translation is MRTRCTLGVDIGTSSSKGVLVDESGTVLRTATIAHDVARPHPGWVEMDGRVWWDELVALSRELLVEDVDVVAVGVSGMGPCVLLVDDHGVPVRPAILYGVDTRAVEEIAEMTDELGVDAITAVGGSRLTSQAGGPKIHWVHRHEPEAYARARRLFMPASWLAHQLTGAYVLDHQSASQLSPLYDIQDGSWHTPWWERYAPGLERPELRWPGDVAGHVTPEAAALTNLPVGIPVITGTIDAWTEAVSVGAQNDGDLMLMYGTTMFLVATGTQTLRTPSMWTTVGAFPGTRNLAGGLATSGALTAWLRDLTGSDYPNLLADAESSPPGANGLVVLPYFAGERTPILDPDARGVVAGLTLSHTRGDLYRAALEATAMGVRHNVETMRAAGADVRRIVAVGGGTQGALWLQIVSDVTGLVQEVPRTTIGASYGAAFLAACAAPTVDADDADATGDGATAAPRIEDWNPVATRITPDETTAATYDWLFGRYLELYAATRDIVHDLARHQRDTSITITETS
- a CDS encoding GH116 family glycosyl-hydrolase, which produces MTRRLPHTAERAAFPLGGIGTGNVSLGARGELRDWELENGPDKGRVNPYSFFAIHAAPLARPDAASRPAVTRIVEAPLTGRHDLDAGYAFDRLAGLPRLAGATMTGRYPVVDIEFTDDDLPVEVSLHAFTPLVPLDADASGIPGAVLRYDVTNPGPDPVRVTVAGSMSHTAGRGEGPYGMRARQSVAWREDGGVRGLDFGVELPEDDPGHGTLSLTTTDPSVTVKPQWSVGFWPDGSRLFWNDFASDGLLEPEARATLEDRPRGVFAEGDDGRESFTEEELLELLPRVRTGSLGIVHTLAPGETRSFEFVLAWSFPNRHRGWGGHIVFRDPNWGDVVRNHYATLWPTAWDAARHLHAELPRLEAATDAFVEALYGGTLDPVVADAVGANIAAARSTTAFVVETPNPDLGEGPVLTAWEGSFDHGGSCEGTCTHVWSYAQTLAWLFPSLERSARRVEYLLETDEEGAQKFRSNRVFGGPAWFMTPAVDGQLGTFLRLHREWRFSGDDAFLRELWPAARSTLDHAATHWDRDGDGLLDGELHNTYDIEFHGIEPLANSMYLAALRAGVVMAEHLGEPETAVRWRGLADTVARGMDDVLWNGEFYRQVIEDADAYRYQYGDGVLSDQLLGQFHAYLAGLGDLLPREHVRSALHAVVEHNLREDLTRHESTQRVYAIGDEGGLLLASWPRGGRPAIPFVYSDEVWTGIEHQVATTLAYAGLPREALRVERLLRSRYDGVVRNPWNEIECGNHYARSLASWGLLLAFSGAQWDAPTGTLAFAPIELPFRGLFTTGSAWGVVEVDDTTTRIRVHGGVLDVDRLVVGGREVARSITLPAGRSQLWTARNHTADQAATTQESA
- a CDS encoding fucose isomerase produces the protein MSTYHLPTVAERPQATPRTAYLVASGDLRESANVAGWPTQAAMEADVTAALGELGWDVVRAHDVDPETGHGFVSSQRMGLEVFKNVPSDAPLVVAIANWQYSHHLLAGLRTHRGPILTVANFAGDWPGLVGLLGLNAGLTKMGKDYATIWSVDFTDDWFKAGLREWTETGRITHDASHVRELSGLDALPDGPEKELGVALADELLTDKAIIGVFDEGCMGMYNAIFDDELLNPTGIYKERLSQSALYAEMLRVSEEEANEAYDWLVDHGMTFRYGEDATTELTREQVQWQMKMYIAALRIADDFGLDAVGIQYQQGLKDLVPASDLAEGILNSTQRPPVRSRDGSRVLHEGHAFPHFNEADEGVAVDALVTDRVFRAMGLVPDNTLHDVRWGEDYDGEFVWVYEISGSVPASHLGGWDKAEGWRQGHVFFPAGGATINGVSRPGEVVLSRVYIADGVLQADLFRASVVELPEEETRRRKDATNPEWPIANVVLHGQTRDQFMARHKANHAQLVYAPDAETADRALVAKAAMFARMGIRINLVGDVPSVPA
- a CDS encoding LLM class F420-dependent oxidoreductase, with product MTSQKLRLGLHTGYWSSGPPAGAADAVRWADAHGLDSVWTAEAYGSDAFTPLAWWGSGTTRVRLATGVAQLSARTPTATAMAALTLDHLSGGRFVLGLGASGPQVVEGWYGQPYARPLARTREYVAIVRDVLRREAPVTAPGPAYRLPLPASSPGATGEGRALRSTVHPLRADLPIHLAAQGPRNTELAAEIADGWLPAFLSPALDDEARGLLAAGFARRSERLRPAEKFEVCATVPLALAESVEAGIDLLRGHVALYAGGMGSATTNFHHEALRRVGARVGPGVDDALAEVAERYRSGDRAGAAAAVPADLVREIALVGTPADVVAQLDRWRDTCVTTLVLQTDPRVVPLLEPVLAAPR